The following coding sequences are from one Ruminococcus flavefaciens AE3010 window:
- the fusA gene encoding elongation factor G, which translates to MKEYDVNKVKNIAFAGHNGSGKTSLAEAILYKAGASDRLGKTADGTTVCDYDPEEIKRQISIGTSLAAFEYNDLKVNLLDTPGLFDFAAEMIEGIRASDTVMITVSAKSGVKVGARKAYEEAVKQGKSKMFVVTKIDDKDANFFNVLTELKTVFGPTVCPVVVPVVSNGQIVEYVNLIEMKCYKYDGKGNAVETEMPTAEISEKFEYRIEGLVAAVSEAVAETSEELMEKFFEGEAFTQKELIDGIHDGMNRGIITPVVCTSAADLGGIDMLLKEIELLLPSPNEVFAAEAYTPTQDVVEVKCDVNDPLSAFVFKTVADPFVGKMSFIRVMSGMLSANSDVMNSTTGSAEKIGKLYSLCGKKQTEVPAAYAGDIVVASKISANTGDTIADSSRIVEFGKMEFPRPCYSMAVKAKAQGDEAKISTSMQRLIEEDPTLTYEQDETTKEQILSGLGEQHIEVAAAKLKTKFGVEVNLTVPKIAYKETIRKKVKVQGRHKKQSGGHGQFGDVWIEFEPCVSDTLVFEEKIFGGAVPKNYFPAVQKGLEESVKKGVLAGCPVVGLKAILVDGSYHPVDSSEMAFKTAASIAYKEGLRQADPVMLEPIGDLKVTAPDDNTGDIMGELNKRRGRVLGMEPVGSGITLIQAEVPMREMHDFAMYLRQTTRGMGSFTLDFVRYEQLPANLLAEVISSVGNVE; encoded by the coding sequence ATGAAAGAATACGATGTAAACAAGGTGAAAAACATAGCATTTGCAGGCCATAACGGCTCGGGAAAAACTTCTCTTGCAGAAGCGATACTCTATAAGGCAGGAGCTTCCGACCGTCTTGGAAAGACTGCTGACGGCACAACAGTTTGCGATTACGATCCTGAGGAGATCAAGAGACAGATTTCGATAGGAACATCTCTTGCTGCCTTTGAATATAACGATCTTAAAGTTAATCTGCTCGATACACCCGGTCTGTTCGACTTTGCAGCCGAGATGATCGAGGGTATCAGAGCTTCCGATACTGTTATGATAACCGTTTCCGCCAAGTCCGGCGTTAAGGTCGGCGCAAGAAAGGCTTACGAGGAGGCTGTAAAGCAGGGGAAGTCAAAGATGTTCGTCGTTACCAAGATAGACGACAAGGACGCTAATTTCTTCAACGTGCTCACAGAGCTCAAGACTGTTTTCGGTCCTACAGTTTGCCCTGTAGTCGTACCTGTTGTAAGTAACGGTCAGATAGTGGAGTACGTTAATCTCATTGAGATGAAGTGCTATAAATATGACGGCAAGGGCAACGCTGTTGAGACAGAGATGCCTACAGCCGAGATATCCGAAAAGTTCGAGTACCGTATCGAGGGTCTTGTTGCAGCCGTTTCAGAGGCTGTTGCAGAGACTTCCGAGGAGCTTATGGAGAAGTTCTTCGAGGGAGAAGCTTTCACTCAGAAGGAGCTTATCGACGGTATCCACGACGGTATGAACAGAGGTATCATCACTCCTGTAGTCTGCACATCTGCTGCTGATCTTGGCGGTATTGATATGCTCCTTAAGGAGATCGAGCTTCTTCTCCCGTCACCAAACGAGGTGTTCGCAGCAGAAGCTTACACTCCCACACAGGACGTTGTGGAGGTAAAGTGCGACGTTAACGATCCGCTTTCAGCCTTTGTTTTCAAGACAGTTGCCGACCCATTCGTAGGCAAGATGTCATTTATAAGAGTTATGTCAGGCATGCTTTCTGCCAACAGTGATGTTATGAACTCCACTACAGGCAGCGCAGAAAAGATAGGCAAGCTCTATTCGCTCTGCGGCAAGAAGCAGACAGAAGTACCTGCTGCTTATGCAGGCGATATCGTTGTAGCTTCCAAGATCTCTGCCAATACGGGAGATACTATCGCAGATTCTTCAAGGATCGTCGAGTTCGGCAAAATGGAATTCCCGAGACCCTGCTACTCAATGGCTGTAAAGGCTAAGGCACAGGGCGACGAGGCTAAGATTTCCACAAGCATGCAGCGTCTTATCGAAGAGGATCCTACTCTCACATACGAGCAGGACGAGACTACAAAGGAGCAGATACTCAGCGGTCTCGGCGAGCAGCACATCGAAGTTGCAGCTGCCAAGCTCAAGACAAAGTTCGGCGTTGAGGTAAACCTTACAGTTCCCAAGATAGCTTACAAGGAGACTATCCGCAAGAAGGTAAAGGTCCAGGGACGTCATAAGAAGCAGTCGGGCGGTCACGGTCAGTTCGGTGACGTTTGGATAGAGTTCGAGCCATGTGTAAGCGATACACTTGTATTCGAGGAGAAGATATTCGGCGGCGCTGTTCCGAAGAACTACTTCCCTGCAGTACAGAAGGGACTTGAAGAGAGCGTTAAGAAGGGTGTTCTTGCAGGCTGCCCCGTTGTGGGACTTAAAGCTATACTGGTGGACGGTTCTTACCACCCTGTTGACTCGTCGGAAATGGCATTCAAGACTGCCGCTTCAATTGCATACAAGGAAGGTCTGAGACAGGCTGACCCCGTTATGCTGGAGCCTATCGGCGACCTCAAGGTAACAGCTCCCGACGATAACACAGGTGATATAATGGGCGAGCTCAACAAGCGCAGAGGCAGAGTTCTCGGCATGGAGCCTGTTGGCAGCGGTATCACACTGATACAGGCAGAGGTGCCTATGCGTGAGATGCACGACTTCGCAATGTATCTCCGTCAGACCACAAGAGGCATGGGCAGCTTTACTCTGGATTTCGTAAGATATGAGCAGCTTCCTGCAAATCTTCTTGCTGAGGTAATCTCGTCTGTAGGAAATGTTGAATAA
- a CDS encoding alpha/beta hydrolase: MRKTKSKKRKILAAIVLFIVISIAAAFVITCVEMNKNFGRGDYPEKRFAATYFYDHYENDYPRQEVSFLSGENTLKGYIYGGDNDRGLIVFAHGIGGGHEYYLKLLTKLVDCGWCVFAYDATGSGNSEGESSNGLAQSVIDLDLAFDFAESDPQLGNMDTYVLGHSWGGYAAAAVLNFDHDIKGCVTMSGYNTPYEELADSCDSMYGKAGVLLYPFVWTYNKMKFGKDSSWSAVDGINKSDIPVLVIHGDNDETISYESAAIIAHRDEITNPNVEYKVFTEEGRNGHNTYFYTPEYRDYKKNVLTPRTDALREKYGNDIPSEEWEKYYSDIDKELYNGFNQEIIDLINDFFTKCAV, translated from the coding sequence ATGAGGAAAACAAAGAGTAAAAAGCGGAAGATACTTGCTGCAATTGTTCTGTTTATCGTTATATCCATAGCTGCGGCGTTTGTCATAACCTGTGTGGAGATGAACAAGAACTTCGGGCGGGGAGATTATCCCGAAAAGCGTTTTGCGGCTACGTATTTCTACGACCACTACGAAAACGACTATCCTCGTCAGGAGGTCAGCTTCCTCTCAGGGGAAAACACCCTTAAAGGCTACATCTATGGGGGCGACAACGACAGGGGACTTATCGTTTTTGCTCACGGTATAGGCGGCGGTCACGAGTATTATCTGAAGCTGCTGACCAAGCTTGTGGACTGCGGCTGGTGTGTGTTCGCATACGATGCCACAGGCAGTGGAAACAGTGAGGGTGAGAGCTCAAACGGTCTTGCTCAGTCAGTCATAGACCTTGACCTTGCTTTTGATTTTGCGGAGAGCGACCCGCAGCTTGGCAATATGGATACATATGTACTCGGTCACAGCTGGGGAGGCTATGCGGCGGCAGCTGTACTGAATTTCGACCACGATATAAAGGGCTGTGTTACCATGTCGGGCTATAATACGCCCTATGAGGAGCTTGCAGACTCATGCGACAGTATGTACGGCAAGGCCGGAGTTCTTCTTTATCCCTTTGTGTGGACATATAATAAGATGAAGTTCGGCAAGGACTCCTCATGGTCGGCAGTGGACGGCATAAACAAGTCGGATATCCCAGTGCTTGTTATTCACGGTGATAACGATGAGACCATAAGCTATGAAAGTGCTGCAATTATAGCTCACAGGGACGAGATAACAAATCCCAATGTTGAATACAAGGTGTTCACCGAGGAGGGCAGAAACGGTCATAACACCTACTTTTACACTCCCGAATACAGGGATTACAAGAAAAACGTTCTTACTCCGAGAACCGATGCTCTCAGAGAAAAGTACGGCAATGATATCCCAAGTGAAGAATGGGAGAAGTACTACAGCGACATTGACAAGGAGCTGTACAACGGCTTTAATCAGGAGATTATCGACCTTATCAATGATTTTTTCACTAAATGTGCTGTATAA
- a CDS encoding GTP-binding protein, producing the protein MTKITIFSGFLGAGKTTLIKKLIQEGYKGEKLVLIENEFGQIGIDGGFLQDAGVEITEMNSGCICCSLVGDFGKALEKVLADYAPDRILIEPSGVGKLSDVIRAVQNINAHDVELDGFTTVVDAKKYKMYMKNFGEFFDNQITYASCLILSHTSGLSQDKLDECVKSLREKNPAAPIVTTEWDELTGQQLVDAMTQKNTLDDELKELLEEAAHHDHEHHHHDHDHEEHEHHHHDHDHEEHEHHHHDHDHDEHEHHHDHGPDCTCGCHDHDHDHDHEHHHHHHADDVFTSWGRETTRAYTQEEITNALNALGDEEKYGMILRAKGIVAGTDGQWIHYDYVPGVPDVRTGSAGTIGRLCVIGSKINEEAIAELFNA; encoded by the coding sequence ATGACAAAAATAACTATTTTCTCGGGCTTTCTCGGCGCAGGAAAGACCACTCTCATAAAGAAGCTCATTCAGGAGGGCTATAAAGGCGAAAAGCTCGTTCTTATCGAGAATGAGTTCGGTCAGATAGGTATCGACGGCGGCTTCTTACAGGACGCAGGCGTTGAGATAACCGAAATGAACTCGGGCTGCATCTGCTGCAGTCTCGTTGGCGACTTCGGCAAGGCTCTGGAAAAGGTGCTTGCTGACTATGCTCCCGACCGTATCCTTATCGAGCCTTCGGGCGTTGGCAAGCTCAGCGACGTTATCCGCGCTGTTCAGAACATCAATGCTCACGACGTTGAGCTTGACGGCTTCACAACTGTTGTTGACGCAAAGAAGTACAAGATGTACATGAAGAACTTCGGCGAGTTCTTCGACAATCAGATAACCTATGCAAGCTGCCTTATCCTCAGCCATACAAGCGGCCTTTCACAGGACAAGCTTGACGAGTGCGTAAAGAGCCTACGCGAGAAGAATCCCGCTGCTCCTATCGTTACTACAGAGTGGGACGAGCTCACAGGTCAGCAGCTTGTTGACGCTATGACACAGAAGAACACTCTTGATGACGAGCTCAAGGAGCTCCTTGAAGAAGCTGCACATCACGATCATGAGCATCATCATCACGACCATGATCATGAGGAGCATGAGCATCATCATCACGACCATGATCATGAGGAGCATGAGCATCATCATCACGACCATGATCACGATGAACATGAACACCACCACGACCACGGTCCCGACTGCACCTGCGGCTGCCATGACCATGACCATGACCACGATCACGAACATCATCACCACCACCATGCTGACGATGTGTTCACAAGCTGGGGCAGAGAGACTACAAGAGCTTATACTCAGGAGGAGATCACCAACGCTCTCAATGCTCTCGGCGACGAGGAGAAGTACGGTATGATACTCCGTGCAAAGGGTATCGTTGCAGGTACTGACGGTCAGTGGATACACTATGACTATGTTCCCGGTGTGCCCGATGTCCGCACAGGAAGTGCAGGCACTATCGGCAGACTCTGCGTTATCGGCTCAAAGATAAATGAAGAAGCTATTGCAGAGCTCTTCAATGCCTGA
- a CDS encoding TIGR03943 family putative permease subunit — MSDQNELIPIYLFLGFLESGKTKFIQETLEDKRFNKGEKTLLLICEEGIEEYDISRMPKKNVITHVIDDKSEFTMENFTKILNDSGAERVVVEYNGMWLMDDFYKAMPDETTIAQVMCFVDATTFNNYNANMRSLVVDKFNATEMVVFNRFDPKSDPNEYHKVVRGVSRRAEIVYEYTDGKVAYDDIEDPLPFDVEADEITLEDKDFALWYRDIMEEPFKYDGKTMTFKALTAKNEKFPINTFAVGRHIMTCCVEDIQYCWLVAQYEDGAEPANKQWITVSGKISVQKHKLYRGKGPVLLVRSIEKAEAPEQPVATFY, encoded by the coding sequence GTGTCTGATCAGAATGAATTGATACCCATATATCTGTTCCTCGGCTTCCTTGAATCGGGAAAGACCAAGTTTATACAGGAGACATTGGAGGACAAGCGCTTCAACAAGGGCGAGAAAACTCTGCTCCTTATATGCGAAGAGGGTATAGAGGAGTACGATATCTCCCGCATGCCGAAGAAAAACGTAATTACACATGTTATTGACGATAAGTCGGAGTTCACTATGGAGAACTTCACCAAGATACTCAATGACAGCGGCGCCGAGCGCGTTGTTGTCGAGTACAACGGTATGTGGCTCATGGACGACTTCTACAAGGCAATGCCCGATGAGACCACTATCGCTCAGGTAATGTGCTTCGTTGATGCAACAACCTTCAACAACTACAATGCCAATATGCGCAGTCTTGTGGTGGATAAGTTCAACGCAACTGAAATGGTGGTCTTCAACCGCTTTGACCCTAAGTCCGACCCCAACGAGTACCACAAGGTGGTAAGAGGTGTAAGCAGACGTGCCGAGATAGTATACGAGTATACAGACGGTAAGGTGGCTTATGACGATATCGAGGACCCGCTTCCCTTTGATGTGGAGGCTGACGAGATAACCCTTGAGGACAAGGACTTCGCGCTGTGGTACAGGGATATCATGGAGGAGCCATTTAAGTACGACGGCAAGACCATGACCTTCAAGGCGCTGACTGCCAAGAACGAGAAGTTCCCCATAAATACTTTTGCTGTGGGACGTCATATCATGACCTGCTGTGTGGAGGATATACAGTACTGCTGGCTGGTTGCTCAGTATGAGGACGGTGCAGAGCCTGCAAATAAGCAGTGGATAACTGTTTCGGGCAAAATAAGCGTTCAGAAGCACAAGCTCTACCGCGGAAAGGGACCTGTTCTTCTTGTGAGAAGCATTGAAAAGGCAGAGGCTCCCGAGCAGCCTGTGGCTACATTCTATTGA
- a CDS encoding zf-HC2 domain-containing protein: protein MKCEIIKDLLPLYCDNALSDVSKQEVEKHIIKCTECQKVYEDMKYDYISLDTASKNIEPMKKVKIRLGLNKLLIALLLLFIISLGTVYELFCAHPKLASSDQITIETNLNIRGVKYVYPSPENVLVLRSYPFFKKEEKDITIDKVNNCVYVNGEKLLDEKGEPVPASGKVLQWGWVDVAVHVETAFKTVKVKHDYTNCEIAEFRPCLRFGQDKDNIIQNKEKIQHFSYSLEKFDTEKNITLKIHCKDKDIVIKPYDYSGLKTE, encoded by the coding sequence ATGAAATGTGAGATAATAAAAGACCTGCTTCCTTTGTATTGTGATAACGCACTTTCAGATGTAAGCAAGCAAGAAGTTGAAAAACATATTATCAAATGTACTGAATGCCAAAAAGTGTATGAAGATATGAAATATGATTATATAAGCCTTGATACTGCTTCAAAAAATATAGAACCCATGAAAAAAGTAAAAATAAGACTGGGGCTCAATAAATTACTGATAGCTTTGCTGCTCTTATTCATAATTTCTTTAGGCACGGTCTATGAACTTTTCTGCGCGCACCCTAAACTTGCTTCTTCTGACCAGATAACAATTGAAACAAACTTAAATATCAGAGGTGTAAAATATGTTTACCCAAGCCCTGAAAATGTTTTAGTGCTACGCTCCTATCCATTTTTTAAAAAAGAAGAAAAAGATATTACAATAGATAAGGTAAACAACTGTGTATATGTAAACGGCGAAAAACTGCTTGATGAAAAGGGCGAACCTGTTCCTGCAAGCGGTAAAGTCTTACAATGGGGATGGGTTGATGTTGCCGTCCATGTAGAAACTGCTTTCAAAACAGTAAAGGTCAAACATGATTACACAAATTGTGAAATAGCTGAATTCCGTCCATGTCTGCGATTCGGACAGGATAAGGATAATATTATTCAAAATAAAGAAAAGATCCAGCATTTTTCTTATTCCCTCGAAAAATTCGATACAGAAAAGAATATAACACTTAAAATACATTGTAAAGATAAAGATATAGTTATTAAACCTTATGATTACAGTGGACTAAAAACAGAGTAA